The following proteins are co-located in the Corynebacterium aquilae DSM 44791 genome:
- a CDS encoding COX15/CtaA family protein — MTSTPDNTTNPAFVPSGFSNLKRQKIGAMLVLLSQAGIVVTGSIVRVTASGLGCVTWPNCQPGSLVPVKGAAPALHQAIEWGNRLLTFVVAAAALYCFIQVMRAGRRKEIKLFAFLEGIGVIVQAIIGGISVHLELRWWIVALHFLPSMILVWMAALLYEWVKQPDNGTKVQFFPTPLKYLAAGTATALALVIITGTMVTGAGQHSGDTGVGMDGRLDIDLVAIAHIHAHFMYLYLGLTVGLVVALFTVKTAAKTTRLGVILIGFTIVQAAIGIIQYNWGVPRWTVPFHVGLSGVVVAYMGFLYAQGEKLVAPDDAVDVPEETTPALV; from the coding sequence GTGACTAGCACTCCAGACAACACCACCAACCCGGCCTTCGTCCCCAGCGGCTTCAGCAACCTCAAGCGCCAAAAAATCGGCGCAATGCTGGTGCTTTTGTCGCAAGCCGGCATCGTCGTGACCGGCTCCATCGTCCGCGTTACCGCCTCTGGCCTGGGCTGTGTCACCTGGCCAAACTGCCAGCCCGGATCGCTGGTGCCCGTCAAGGGTGCTGCCCCGGCACTTCACCAGGCCATCGAGTGGGGAAACCGCCTGCTCACCTTCGTCGTGGCTGCCGCAGCCCTCTACTGCTTCATTCAGGTCATGCGCGCTGGTCGCCGCAAAGAGATCAAACTTTTCGCCTTCCTGGAAGGCATCGGCGTGATCGTGCAGGCAATCATCGGTGGTATCAGCGTGCACCTGGAACTGCGATGGTGGATCGTGGCCCTGCACTTCCTGCCATCAATGATCCTGGTGTGGATGGCGGCGCTGCTCTACGAGTGGGTCAAACAGCCCGATAACGGCACCAAGGTGCAGTTCTTCCCCACCCCGCTGAAATACCTCGCCGCCGGCACCGCCACAGCGTTGGCCCTGGTCATTATCACCGGCACCATGGTCACTGGTGCCGGCCAACACTCCGGCGACACCGGGGTGGGCATGGATGGTCGACTCGATATTGACCTGGTTGCTATCGCTCACATCCACGCGCACTTCATGTACCTCTACCTGGGCTTGACCGTTGGTCTTGTGGTGGCGCTGTTCACGGTGAAAACCGCGGCAAAAACCACCCGTCTTGGGGTGATCCTCATTGGCTTCACCATCGTGCAAGCAGCGATTGGCATTATCCAATACAACTGGGGCGTGCCCCGGTGGACGGTGCCTTTCCACGTCGGACTCTCGGGGGTCGTCGTAGCCTACATGGGCTTCCTGTACGCCCAGGGCGAAAAACTCGTTGCCCCAGATGACGCCGTCGACGTGCCGGAAGAAACCACCCCGGCCTTGGTATAA
- a CDS encoding ABC transporter ATP-binding protein — protein MIKTPGTRPALELVDVTKTFGSVTAVDGLSFSAPPATVTALLGPNGAGKTTTIEMCEGFATPDRGTISVLGLDPSKDPQAVRRRIGIMLQGGGAYPGIRVKEMLQLVASYSAHPLDVDWLLETVGLSKHARTNYRRLSGGQQQRLSLACALVGRPELVFLDEPTAGMDAQSRLAVWEMISSLRQDGVTTILTTHLMDEAEALADNVVIIDHGQLVAQGTPDELTASTAAGQLSLATTSALDLERANTTLRASGVDSQLTPTRPLSYRVDSPPTPKLIKAIATAAAEQNVLIKDFSAAHRSLEDVFLNITGTKMRN, from the coding sequence GTGATTAAGACCCCAGGCACGCGTCCGGCACTCGAACTCGTCGACGTCACCAAAACTTTCGGCTCCGTTACCGCCGTCGACGGGCTCAGTTTCAGCGCCCCACCTGCCACCGTCACAGCCCTTCTCGGCCCCAACGGTGCCGGCAAAACCACCACCATCGAAATGTGCGAAGGTTTCGCCACCCCCGACCGCGGCACCATCAGTGTCCTCGGTCTTGACCCCAGCAAAGATCCCCAAGCCGTCCGCCGACGCATCGGCATCATGCTCCAAGGTGGCGGCGCCTACCCAGGCATCCGGGTCAAAGAAATGCTGCAACTGGTCGCCTCCTACAGCGCCCACCCCCTCGATGTGGATTGGCTGCTCGAAACGGTCGGGCTGAGCAAACACGCCCGCACCAACTACCGGCGTCTCTCCGGTGGCCAACAACAAAGACTCAGCCTCGCCTGCGCCCTCGTCGGCAGGCCCGAATTGGTCTTCCTCGACGAACCCACCGCCGGCATGGACGCCCAGTCTCGGCTCGCAGTATGGGAGATGATCTCCAGCCTGCGCCAAGACGGGGTCACCACCATCTTGACCACCCACCTCATGGACGAAGCTGAAGCGCTCGCCGACAACGTCGTCATCATCGACCACGGACAACTCGTCGCCCAGGGCACCCCGGACGAGCTCACCGCCAGCACCGCCGCCGGGCAACTTTCCCTAGCCACCACCAGCGCCCTCGACCTCGAGCGCGCCAACACCACCCTGCGAGCCAGTGGAGTCGACAGCCAGCTCACCCCCACCCGCCCCTTGAGCTACCGGGTAGACAGTCCCCCCACCCCAAAACTCATCAAAGCCATCGCCACAGCCGCCGCCGAACAAAACGTTCTTATTAAGGACTTCAGCGCAGCACACCGTAGCCTCGAGGACGTCTTCCTCAACATCACCGGAACGAAGATGAGGAACTAA
- the mptB gene encoding polyprenol phosphomannose-dependent alpha 1,6 mannosyltransferase MptB — translation MKIVDRLLKLARGDAPRLGTAGSRSRSLHVDDPSYPRTTIVVDNSPTATPGGEGAMVRAVVGHDLIPVATAPDTPAPSLQQRLHHPGARLSRPQRAMRYEELTRFAIIRWLGTLGAVLLGFGALGAGALPVVDNPYTHFPGGSIMARMLQTSSVLCYVGVGCIVVAWLLMGPFVGVRFTRPDEPPLLTLSLLRRTAAAWILPLAISAPMFTQDIYSYLAQGSIVAQGIDPYSAGPVDILGIENPLARSVPLIWSHSPSPYGPVALGLAAAISTITHDSIVWGIFLHRFISIVGVATAGWAVYHLAVRCRVDAQAALWMSLLNPLVILHLVGGIHNEALLIGFMLVGIEVGMRGVDNLKMNLVGRAWALLSLSAALITCAGLVKVTGFIALGFTGMWLARELRGRQWHTVTAIGCAASFQIAIMTATIAVASRLTGIGLGWVTGQGGAATIRSWMSITTDVGVISGYLGMLLNLGDHTETILPLTRGAGLALVGLFMLRMLWATYRGAIPPVGGLGVSMFLLVIFFPVVHPWYLIWAIIPLAAFANRPLFRTPAIAYSAIVSLLVLPRGLALPASTTAWIYITAALVFSILMGILWMVLRKRGIISLS, via the coding sequence ATGAAGATTGTGGACAGATTGTTGAAGTTGGCGCGTGGCGACGCCCCGCGTCTCGGCACGGCCGGCTCCCGATCGCGCAGCCTGCACGTTGATGATCCGTCCTATCCCCGCACCACGATTGTTGTCGACAACTCCCCCACTGCGACCCCGGGCGGAGAAGGCGCCATGGTGCGTGCGGTCGTCGGTCACGATCTCATCCCCGTAGCAACGGCCCCCGACACCCCTGCCCCATCGCTACAACAACGCCTGCACCATCCCGGCGCACGCTTGTCCCGCCCACAGCGGGCGATGCGCTACGAGGAGCTGACCCGCTTCGCCATCATCCGGTGGCTGGGAACTCTTGGGGCTGTGTTGCTTGGTTTCGGGGCGTTGGGCGCCGGCGCGCTGCCGGTCGTCGACAATCCTTATACTCATTTCCCCGGCGGCTCGATTATGGCCCGCATGCTGCAGACATCCTCGGTGCTCTGCTACGTCGGGGTGGGCTGCATCGTCGTTGCATGGTTGCTGATGGGCCCCTTTGTCGGGGTTCGCTTCACCAGACCTGACGAACCTCCCCTACTCACCTTGTCGCTGCTACGCCGCACCGCCGCCGCCTGGATTCTTCCCTTGGCGATTTCGGCGCCCATGTTCACCCAAGATATTTATTCTTACTTAGCGCAAGGCTCGATCGTCGCCCAGGGAATCGACCCCTACAGTGCCGGGCCGGTGGACATTCTCGGTATCGAAAACCCCCTCGCCCGCAGCGTCCCGCTGATTTGGTCGCATTCCCCCTCACCCTACGGGCCGGTCGCTCTGGGCCTCGCCGCAGCAATATCGACCATCACACACGATTCCATCGTGTGGGGCATTTTTCTCCACCGCTTCATCAGCATTGTGGGTGTCGCCACCGCCGGGTGGGCCGTCTACCACTTGGCCGTCCGCTGCCGCGTGGATGCCCAGGCCGCCCTCTGGATGAGCCTGCTTAACCCCCTAGTCATCCTGCATCTAGTGGGAGGCATCCACAACGAAGCACTCTTGATCGGCTTCATGCTCGTCGGCATTGAGGTCGGGATGCGCGGTGTCGACAACCTCAAAATGAACTTGGTCGGACGGGCATGGGCGCTGCTCAGCCTCAGCGCTGCCCTCATTACTTGCGCGGGTCTCGTCAAGGTCACCGGCTTTATCGCCCTCGGATTTACCGGCATGTGGCTGGCCCGCGAACTCCGCGGCCGACAGTGGCATACCGTCACCGCGATCGGGTGCGCCGCCAGCTTCCAAATCGCCATCATGACGGCAACCATTGCCGTCGCCTCCCGGCTCACCGGCATCGGTTTGGGTTGGGTCACCGGCCAAGGAGGCGCCGCCACCATTCGCAGTTGGATGTCCATCACCACTGACGTGGGCGTCATCAGCGGCTATCTCGGCATGCTGCTCAACCTCGGCGACCACACGGAAACCATCCTGCCGCTGACCCGTGGCGCCGGACTCGCACTGGTCGGACTATTCATGCTGCGCATGCTGTGGGCCACTTATCGCGGCGCAATCCCCCCAGTTGGCGGACTCGGGGTCTCCATGTTCCTCCTCGTCATCTTCTTCCCCGTGGTCCACCCCTGGTATTTGATCTGGGCCATCATCCCGCTGGCCGCCTTCGCCAACCGCCCCCTGTTTCGCACCCCAGCCATCGCGTATTCGGCGATCGTCTCACTGCTGGTTCTGCCCCGCGGCTTGGCGCTACCCGCCAGCACCACCGCCTGGATCTACATCACCGCCGCGTTGGTGTTCAGCATCCTGATGGGCATCCTGTGGATGGTGCTGCGCAAACGCGGCATTATCAGTCTCAGCTAA
- a CDS encoding ABC transporter permease encodes MSDTTTFAPGTFTPDTRRSSIASMVASQAMIESKLFLRHGEQQLLSLIIPLLSLIALAKTSVIDTPNPIDVAFPLTLAISVMSSGFTGQAIAVAFDRRYGALKRIGASGVPPWTIISGKIVAVIAVAIVQTIILTITALILGWHPTATGVATALVVLLFGVAAFTGLGLLVGGTLNAEVVLALANLIWFVLVGLSSFVVVRSAGDIHPMLNIVPSVALADGFEEAFMGHLPLMHIGVLAIWAILGGAAATKFFRFTSKD; translated from the coding sequence ATGAGCGACACCACCACCTTCGCACCCGGAACCTTCACCCCGGACACCAGGCGATCCAGCATCGCCTCCATGGTCGCCTCGCAGGCCATGATCGAATCCAAACTGTTTCTCCGCCACGGCGAACAACAACTGCTGAGCTTGATCATTCCGCTGCTTTCGCTGATCGCCCTGGCGAAAACCTCAGTGATCGACACCCCCAACCCCATCGATGTGGCCTTCCCCCTCACCCTGGCGATCTCCGTAATGTCCAGCGGTTTCACCGGACAGGCCATCGCCGTCGCCTTCGATCGCCGCTATGGCGCCCTCAAACGCATCGGCGCCTCCGGAGTACCGCCCTGGACCATCATCTCCGGAAAAATCGTCGCCGTCATCGCCGTCGCAATCGTGCAAACGATCATCCTCACCATCACCGCCCTCATCCTCGGCTGGCACCCCACCGCCACAGGTGTGGCCACAGCCCTGGTAGTGCTGCTGTTTGGAGTGGCAGCCTTCACCGGGCTGGGGCTGCTCGTCGGCGGCACTTTGAACGCCGAAGTCGTCCTGGCGCTGGCCAACCTCATCTGGTTTGTTCTCGTCGGCCTATCCAGCTTTGTGGTGGTGCGCTCCGCGGGCGACATTCACCCGATGCTCAACATCGTTCCCTCCGTAGCCCTCGCCGACGGCTTCGAGGAAGCTTTCATGGGCCACCTGCCCCTGATGCACATTGGCGTGCTTGCGATCTGGGCCATCCTCGGTGGCGCCGCCGCCACCAAGTTCTTCCGCTTCACCTCCAAGGACTAA
- a CDS encoding quinone oxidoreductase family protein, which translates to MKALHVSRHGGPEVLTIVDVAAPTPNDDEVLVEVLVAGVNYIDTYFREGVYRAEPPFIPGFEGTGRVLHDPAGQIAEGTLVAWCDAFGSYAEQVCVPRDRLVAVPRGMDVEVAASMLLQGITAHYLTHGVYELDEGSSCVITAGAGGVGRLVTQFARHLGADVYSVVSTDDKEAIARAAGATEVFRYGDDLAERIRRANGDKGVDVVYDGVGKDTFQESLEVVRPRGTVCLFGAASGPVDPIDPQVLNTHGSIFLTRPSIGAWTAQPGEFRMRAQAVTQAIAEGVLDIQVGASYPLEDAAQAHRDLESRKTTGSIVLRIKEDS; encoded by the coding sequence ATGAAAGCTCTCCACGTCAGCCGCCACGGCGGCCCCGAAGTACTCACAATCGTCGATGTTGCGGCCCCCACCCCGAACGACGACGAGGTTCTTGTCGAGGTCCTCGTCGCCGGGGTGAACTACATTGACACTTACTTCCGCGAAGGCGTCTACCGCGCCGAACCACCGTTTATCCCAGGCTTTGAGGGCACCGGGCGTGTCTTGCACGATCCGGCCGGGCAGATCGCCGAAGGAACACTAGTGGCCTGGTGTGACGCTTTCGGTTCATACGCGGAGCAGGTCTGTGTTCCCAGGGATCGGCTGGTGGCGGTTCCCCGGGGAATGGATGTAGAGGTCGCCGCCAGCATGCTGCTGCAAGGGATCACCGCCCACTATCTCACCCACGGGGTATACGAGCTGGATGAAGGGTCCTCCTGCGTTATCACCGCCGGGGCCGGTGGGGTGGGTCGCCTGGTCACCCAATTCGCCCGGCACCTTGGGGCCGATGTGTACTCGGTAGTCTCCACCGACGACAAGGAAGCCATTGCGCGCGCCGCGGGTGCCACGGAAGTCTTTCGCTACGGCGACGACCTTGCCGAGCGAATCCGCCGCGCCAACGGCGACAAGGGCGTCGACGTGGTCTACGACGGAGTCGGAAAAGATACCTTCCAAGAATCCCTCGAAGTGGTTCGCCCCCGCGGCACGGTATGCCTGTTTGGCGCCGCCTCCGGCCCGGTCGATCCGATCGATCCGCAGGTGCTCAACACCCATGGCAGCATTTTCCTCACCCGACCCAGCATCGGGGCCTGGACGGCCCAACCCGGAGAATTTAGAATGCGCGCCCAAGCGGTCACCCAGGCCATCGCCGAAGGAGTGCTCGACATTCAGGTGGGCGCCTCCTACCCGCTGGAAGACGCCGCGCAAGCTCACCGGGATTTGGAGTCGCGTAAAACCACCGGCTCGATCGTGCTGCGCATCAAAGAGGATTCCTAA